From Salarias fasciatus chromosome 12, fSalaFa1.1, whole genome shotgun sequence, the proteins below share one genomic window:
- the LOC115398623 gene encoding isotocin-neurophysin IT 1-like isoform X2 codes for MTGAAVSVCLLFILSVCSACYISNCPIGGKRSIMDAPLRKCMSCGPGDRGRCFGPSICCGEGLGCLLGSPETAHCVEENYLLTPCQAGGRPCGSEGGRCAASGLCCDAEGCNTDQSCLVEEEGDEPNGQLEGSDPSDIILRLLQLAGHTSPHRIHQ; via the exons ATGACTGGAGCCGCCGTATCTGTGTGCCTGCTTTTCATCCTTTCTGTGTGTTCGGCGTGTTATATCTCCAACTGTCCGATTGGTGGGAAAAGGTCCATCATGGATGCACCATTGCGCAAG TGCATGTCCTGTGGCCCTGGCGACAGGGGCCGCTGCTTCGGCCCCAGCATCTGCTGCGGGGAGGGTCTGGGCTGCCTGCTGGGCTCCCCAGAAACCGCTCACTGTGTGGAAGAGAACTACCTGCTCACCCCCTGCCAGGCAGGAGGGAGACCCTGCGGCTCCGAGGGGGGACGCTGCGCTGCCTCGGGACTCTGCTGCGATGCAG AGGGCTGCAATACTGACCAGTCCTGCctcgtggaggaggagggagacgaacCAAACGGCCAACTCGAGGGCAGCGACCCCAGTGATATCATCCTCAGGCTCCTGCAACTGGCCGGCCACACTTCTCCTCACCGGATCCACCaatga
- the LOC115398623 gene encoding neural Wiskott-Aldrich syndrome protein-like isoform X1: MHHCASACPVALATGAAASAPASAAGRVWAACWAPQKPLTVWKRTTCSPPARQEGDPAAPRGDAALPRDSAAMQRAAILTSPASWRRRETNQTANSRAATPVISSSGSCNWPATLLLTGSTNEPPPPPLPPPPRPRQNRSIPGDRTGLVIVFPCLSS; this comes from the exons ATGCACCATTGCGCAAG TGCATGTCCTGTGGCCCTGGCGACAGGGGCCGCTGCTTCGGCCCCAGCATCTGCTGCGGGGAGGGTCTGGGCTGCCTGCTGGGCTCCCCAGAAACCGCTCACTGTGTGGAAGAGAACTACCTGCTCACCCCCTGCCAGGCAGGAGGGAGACCCTGCGGCTCCGAGGGGGGACGCTGCGCTGCCTCGGGACTCTGCTGCGATGCAG AGGGCTGCAATACTGACCAGTCCTGCctcgtggaggaggagggagacgaacCAAACGGCCAACTCGAGGGCAGCGACCCCAGTGATATCATCCTCAGGCTCCTGCAACTGGCCGGCCACACTTCTCCTCACCGGATCCACCaatgagccgccgccgccgccgctgccgccgccgccgaggcccCGCCAGAACCGCTCCATTCCTGGGGACAGAACGGGACTTGTGATTGTGTTTCCATGTTTGTCATCTTGA
- the LOC115398624 gene encoding fatty acid-binding protein, liver-type isoform X1: MSFSGKYQLESQENFEPFMKAIGLPDELIQKGKDIKSVSEIEENGDDFKVTVTTGSKVLVNSFTLGKEAELETLTGEKVKSVVRREGNKLKVSLKGIDSVTELVDANTIVNTMTVGGIVYKRTSKRIN; encoded by the exons ATGTCTTTTTCAGGAAAGTACCAGCTGGAGTCTCAGGAGAACTTTGAGCCTTTCATGAAGGCCATTG GTCTCCCTGATGAACTCATCCAGAAGGGCAAGGACATCAAAAGCGTTTCTGAAATTGAGGAGAATGGTGATGACTTCAAAGTGACGGTCACCACAGGCTCGAAGGTCCTGGTCAACAGCTTTACTCTCGGaaaggaggcagagctggagacacTTACTGGAGAGAAGGTCAAG TCGGTGGTTCGGCGTGAAGGCAACAAGCTGAAGGTTTCCTTGAAGGGGATCGACTCAGTCACAGAACTAGTGGATGCAAACACAATTGTCAAT ACCATGACTGTTGGTGGCATTGTTTACAAGAGGACAAGCAAACGCATCAACTAA
- the LOC115398624 gene encoding fatty acid-binding protein, liver-type isoform X2, giving the protein MSFSGKYQLESQENFEPFMKAIGLPDELIQKGKDIKSVSEIEENGDDFKVTVTTGSKVLVNSFTLGKEAELETLTGEKVKSVVRREGNKLKVSLKGIDSVTELVDANTIVNTMTVGGIVYKRTSKRM; this is encoded by the exons ATGTCTTTTTCAGGAAAGTACCAGCTGGAGTCTCAGGAGAACTTTGAGCCTTTCATGAAGGCCATTG GTCTCCCTGATGAACTCATCCAGAAGGGCAAGGACATCAAAAGCGTTTCTGAAATTGAGGAGAATGGTGATGACTTCAAAGTGACGGTCACCACAGGCTCGAAGGTCCTGGTCAACAGCTTTACTCTCGGaaaggaggcagagctggagacacTTACTGGAGAGAAGGTCAAG TCGGTGGTTCGGCGTGAAGGCAACAAGCTGAAGGTTTCCTTGAAGGGGATCGACTCAGTCACAGAACTAGTGGATGCAAACACAATTGTCAAT ACCATGACTGTTGGTGGCATTGTTTACAAGAGGACAAGCAAACGCA